Genomic DNA from Bacteroidota bacterium:
ATAATCAATTGTTGGCAATTCAAAATATCCTGCGAACTGTGAATATGCTGCATCTTCCACTACGGTTCCTGCTCCAAATCCTACTTCAACAATATCAATAAGCGGTGCATCTGTTACTCCATGGTAAACTAAAACATCAGTAAAATTGGAAAGTCTGGCAGTTTCCCTTGCCCCGGTAAATACTTGCAGGGTAAATGCGGGTGCGGGGGTATAACCCTGATCTGAAATTATCCCTGAAGCAACTACAACATAGGTTTGGTCCATTTCAAGAGTAAAAGGAAAGGATGCAATTGCCTCACTGGGACCTGAACTATTGCCAGGGGCAATTTGTACATTCATTTCCCTGCCTGCAGGTACGGTTCTGTATTCAGTAGCAGTTCTAAACTGAAAGTTATCCTCATACATTTGTCCATCAACATATATGTCAATTGTTTGAGCTGCGGCATCTGCTGAATTGTGAATAATTTGCACCCTTGCTGTTTGTGCATTGGTACTGCTAAAAAATAGCATTATGGGTATAAAGAATGCAATTATTGAAATTGCAAAAGGCTTGTTTTTCATAAGTATTATCGTGTTTAGTTATTTTAGAATTGTTACTATTAAATGATTGTTATTTTTTTAACTTTATTTTAACTGGCCAAAAAACATACCACTTGTATTGCTTTGGATTCATATTAATAAAAGCTGCATTGCCAGCAGAATTAATGGATTTTGAAGGAAAAAAAAGAATGAGATCTAAAAAACCATTGCTAACACAAGGAACTACATGAAAAACTAAACACAACTGCCATTTTACCCTACAGTAGCGGGCAGCAGGAAATTCAATTTGCTTAGCGTTTAAAATTGATTTTTAAGCAGGAACTATTTTAAGTTTTTGTTATTTAGAAACTGTTTTGAATTATTTAAGAATAATTTTATGTGAATAAGTATGTTTATAACTAATTGATTTTCAGTAAGTTGGCCTGGGTTAATTTTGTATCTTGTAGATTATCAACCAAATAACTCT
This window encodes:
- a CDS encoding DUF4397 domain-containing protein, translating into MKNKPFAISIIAFFIPIMLFFSSTNAQTARVQIIHNSADAAAQTIDIYVDGQMYEDNFQFRTATEYRTVPAGREMNVQIAPGNSSGPSEAIASFPFTLEMDQTYVVVASGIISDQGYTPAPAFTLQVFTGARETARLSNFTDVLVYHGVTDAPLIDIVEVGFGAGTVVEDAAYSQFAGYFELPTIDYVLEVRDQGNTTLASVNAPLATLGLENQAIVVITSGFLMPENNSNGASFGLFVALPTGGELVALPASDPTSILKITEDNITVFPNPATGVLTINFSDLKVNEINLIDITGKNILTIIPKLEASIDLKDLPPGTYFVKITTDQSTMVQKVNVIK